The following coding sequences lie in one Drosophila sulfurigaster albostrigata strain 15112-1811.04 chromosome 2R, ASM2355843v2, whole genome shotgun sequence genomic window:
- the LOC133838766 gene encoding unconventional myosin-Ib isoform X2 — MASSLTLRLTSKAIPWACTSHTTRITDTMIGERNFHIFYQLLLGADLQLLKSLKLFRNVEKYELLRNTTAMEEDRANFHYTKRSLDVLGLSCDEINSIFRVIAVVLKLGNFIFVPVTNIDGTEGCQISNVYEVQETAQLLNLEAQILINCLTRANSTSSTQEDVGCEMDARQAASYRNTLCRTLYSRLFTWLVNKINETLKSTQREKNLALLDFYGFEVLEHNSFEQFAINYSAEKTHQNFVFNVLRAEQELYLREGLEWSRIDYFDNESICELIDKPSYGILSLINEPHLNSNEALLLRIQQCCAGHPNFMTSGSNSMCFQIRHFANVVNYSVHRFLEKNSDMLPKYISAAFYQSKLSLVQSLFPEGNPRRQASKKPTTLSSNIRTQLQTLLAIVKHRRAHYVFCIKPNECKQSHQFDLALVQHQVRYMSLMPLVHLCRTGHCYHLPHVKFFQRYKLLNSLTWPHFHGGSQVEGIALIIRNLPLPSAEFTLGTKNVFVRSPRTVYELEQFRRLRISELAVLIQKMFRMYHARKRYRRMRHSQMVISSAWRTWRAREEYRTLKYKRQVKWAVDVIARYYHQWKIRQYLLTIPLRLPPNTLSPLSSEWPAAPTFLMDASRLLRAIYHRWKCYIYRNSFDQTARNRMREKVTASIIFKDRKACYARSVAHPFVGDYVRLRHNQQWKKVCAETNDQYVVFADIINKIARSSGKFVPILLVLSTSSLLLLDQRTLQIKYRVPASEIYRMSLSPYLDDIAVFHVKASEFGRKKGDFVFQTGHVIEIVTKMFLVIQNATGKPPEIHISTEFEANFGQQTVIFSFKYGGMSDLAQGPPKVTRKANRMEIIV, encoded by the exons CGCTCTTTGGATGTGCTTGGCCTGAGCTGTGATGAGATCAATTCGATTTTTCGCGTCATTGCCGTCGTGCTGAAGCTGGGCAACTTTATCTTTGTGCCCGTGACCAATATCGATGGCACCGAAGGCTGCCAGATATCCAATGTTTATG AGGTGCAGGAGACGGCGCAGCTGCTCAATTTGGAAGCtcaaattttaatcaattgcCTGACGCGAGCGAACAGCACGAGCAGCACACAGGAGGATGTGGGCTGTGAGATGGACGCCCGACAGGCGGCCAGCTATCGAAACACGCTCTGCCGCACGCTCTACAGTCGCCTGTTCACGTGGCTGGTGAACAAGATCAACGAGACGTTGAAGTCAACGCAGCGAGAGAAGAATCTGGCGTTGCTCGATTTCTATGGCTTCGAGGTGCTGGAGCACAACTCCTTTGAGCAGTTTGCCATCAACTACAGTGCCGAGAAGACACATCAA AACTTTGTGTTCAATGTGCTGCGCGCAGAGCAGGAGCTGTATTTGCGAGAGGGTTTGGAATGGTCGCGCATTGATTACTTTGACAACGAGTCCATTTGCGAGCTGATCGACAAACCCAGCTATGGCATACTCAGCCTCATCAACGAACCGCATCTCAACAGCAACgaggcgctgctgctgcgcatCCAACAATGCTGCGCAGGGCATCCGAATTTCATGACTAGCGGCAGCAATTCCATGTGCTTTCA AATCCGTCACTTTGCCAACGTTGTCAACTACTCGGTGCATCGCTTTCTCGAGAAGAACTCGGATATGCTGCCCAAGTATATTAGTGCAGCCTTCTATCAGAGCAAACTCTCGCTGGTGCAGAGTCTCTTCCCCGAGGGCAATCCTCGACGACAGGCCAGCAAGAAGCCCACAACACTCAGCTCCAACATACGCACGCAACTGCAAACGCTGCTCGCAATTGTGAAGCATCGTCGTGCCCATTATGTGTTCTGCATCAAGCCTAACGAGTGCAAGCAATCGCATCAATTCGATCTGGCTTTGGTTCAGCATCAAGTGCGCTACATGTCACTGATGCCGTTGGTGCATCTGTGTCGCACCGGGCACTGCTATCATCTGCCACATGTGAAGTTCTTTCAGCGCTACAAGCTGCTCAACAGCTTGACGTGGCCGCATTTCCATGGCGGCAGCCAAGTGGAGGGCATTGCCTTGATCATACGCAATCTGCCGCTGCCATCGGCCGAGTTCACGCTGGGCACCAAGAATGTGTTCGTGCGCAGTCCGCGCACCGTCTACGAGCTGGAACAATTCCGTCGGCTGCGCATCTCCGAGCTGGCCGTGCTCATCCAGAAGATGTTTCGCATGTACCATGCACGCAAACGCTATCGACGCATGCGTCACAGCCAGATGGTCATCTCGAGTGCGTGGCGCACGTGGCGC GCACGCGAAGAGTATCGCACGCTGAAGTACAAGCGACAGGTGAAGTGGGCTGTTGATGTGATTGCACGCTACTATCATCAGTGGAAGATCAGGCAGTATTTGTTGACCATTCCTCTGCGTCTACCGCCCAACACGCTCAGTCCGCTCTCCTCGGAGTGGCCAGCGGCGCCCACATTTCTGATGGATGCCTCGCGGCTGCTCCGTGCTATTTATCATCGCTGGAAGTGCTACATTTATCGCAACTCCTTCGATCAGACGGCGCGCAATCGCATGCGAGAGAAGGTCACGGCCAGCATTATTTTCAAGGATCGCAAAGCGTGCTATGCGCGCAG CGTGGCGCATCCCTTTGTGGGCGACTATGTGCGACTGCGTCACAATCAGCAGTGGAAAAAGGTCTGCGCCGAGACTAATGATCAGTATGTGGTATTTGCGGACATTATCAACAAGATCGCACGCTCCAGTGGCAAG TTTGTGCCCATTCTGCTGGTGCTGTCCACAtcctcgctgctgctgttggatcAGCGCACGTTGCAAATCAAGTATCGAGTGCCTGCCTCGGAGATCTATCGCATGTCTCTGAGCCCCTATCTGGATGACATTGCCGTCTTCCACGTCAAAGCG TCGGAGTTTGGTCGCAAGAAGGGCGACTTTGTGTTCCAAACGGGACATGTCATTGAGATTGTCACCAAAATGTTTTTGGTCATTCAAAATGCCACCGGCAAACCTCCCGAAATACACATAAGCACAGA ATTCGAGGCAAACTTTGGCCAGCAGACGGTCATCTTCTCATTCAAATACGGCGGCATGTCGGATTTGGCACAAGGACCGCCAAAGGTCACGCGCAAGGCGAATCGCATGGAGATCATTGTATGA
- the LOC133838767 gene encoding uncharacterized protein LOC133838767 codes for MTSQLLPGNIVFGGPIPVRDAQDYRSLGQYVLEKYKSFGDQTVMIDAVTGTEYNAKFMYDSIVRLAQILQKLGVKQNDVIGLSSENSVGFAIAMFAGFAVGATVAPLNVTYSDREVDHAINLSKPKVIFASKITVDRVAKVAKNNKFVKAIIALSGNSTNHPNVQLFTDLMNNDKFKTTPDFTSPTANKEEDVSLIVCSSGTTGLPKGVQLTQSNLLATLDSQLQPTMIPLNEITLLTVIPWFHAFGCLTLITTATRGTRLVYLPKFEENLFLSAIEKYRVMMAFMVPPLMVFLAKHPIVDKYDLSSLMVLLCGAAPLSRETEDQIKERIGVPFIRQGYGLSESTLSVLVQTDDFCKPGSVGVLKVGIYAKVIDPDTGKLLGPNERGELCFKGDGIMKGYIGDTKSTQTAIKDGWLHTGDIGYYDNEFEFFIVDRIKELIKYKGFQVPPAEIEALLLTNDKIKDAAVIGRPDEEAGELPMAFVVKQANVQLSEDDVITFVHERASPAKRIRGGVIFVEEIPKNPSGKILRRVLREMLKKPKSKL; via the exons atgaCTTCGCAACTGCTGCCTGGCAACATTGTTTTCGGTGGCCCAATCCCAGTGAGAGATGCCCAGGATTATCGTTCCCTTGGCCAATATGTGCTCGAGAAATACAAGAGCTTTGGTGACCAAACGGTCATGATTGATGCCGTCACCGGCACCGAATACAATGCCAAATTCATGTACGATTCCATTGTGCGCCTGGCCCAAATCCTCCAGAAACTGGGCGTCAAGCAGAACGATGTCATCGGACTGTCCAGTGAGAATAGCGTTGgctttgccattgccatgTTTGCGGGTTTCGCTGTGGGCGCCACTGTGGCTCCCTTGAATGTCACCTACTCGGATCGTGAGGTGGATCATGCCATCAATCTGTCGAAGCCAAAGGTCATCTTTGCCTCCAAGATCACTGTGGATCGTGTGGCCAAGGTCGCCAAGAACAACAAGTTTGTCAAGGCCATCATTGCTCTGAGCGGCAATTCCACAAATCATCCCAATGTGCAATTGTTTACGGATCTGATGAACAACGACAAGTTCAAGACGACTCCGGACTTTACCTCACCAACGGCCAACAAAGAGGAGGATGTGTCGCTCATTGTGTGCTCCTCGGGCACCACAGGACTGCCCAAGGGTGTGCAGCTGACGCAGTCCAATCTTCTGGCCACCCTCGACTCGCAACT TCAACCCACCATGATACCGCTCAATGAGATTACACTGCTGACAGTGATCCCCTGGTTCCATGCGTTTGGTTGCCTGACGCTCATCACCACGGCAACAAGGGGCACACGTCTCGTCTACTTGCCCAAGTTCGAGGAgaatctctttctctccgCCATCGAG AAATATCGCGTGATGATGGCTTTCATGGTGCCACCACTGATGGTCTTCCTGGCCAAGCATCCCATTGTGGACAAGTACGATCTGTCCTCGCTGATGGTGCTCCTCTGTGGCGCTGCGCCGCTCAGTCGCGAGACCGAGGATCAGATCAAAGAGCGCATTGGCGTGCCCTTCATTCGTCAGGGTTACGGCTTGAGCGAGTCCACATTGAGTGTGCTGGTGCAGACGGATGACTTCTGCAAGCCAGGCAGCGTGGGCGTCCTCAAAGTGGGCATCTATGCCAAGGTTATCGATCCCGATACGGGCAAGCTTCTGGGTCCCAACGAACGTGGCGAACTGTGTTTCAAGGGCGATGGCATCATGAAGGGTTACATTGGCGACACAAAGTCCACGCAGACTGCCATCAAGGATGGCTGGCTGCATACTGGTGACATTGGCTACTACGACAATGAGTTTGAGTTCTTCATTGTGGACCGCATCAAGGAACTGATCAAGTACAAGGGCTTCCAGGTGCCCCCAGCGGAAATTGAGGCTCTGTTGCTGACCAACGATAAGATTAAAGATGCTGCTGTCATCGGACGACCGGACGAAGAGGCTGGCGAGTTGCCCATGGCGTTTGTGGTGAAGCAGGCGAATGTCCAGCTCAGCGAAGACGATGTCATCACCTTCGTTCATGAGCGTGCCTCGCCAGCGAAGCGTATTCGTGGTGGCGTCATCTTTGTCGAGGAAATTCCCAAGAATCCCAGTGGAAAAATACTGAGACGCGTGTTGCGCGAAATGCTGAAGAAGCCAAAGTCCAAACTATAA
- the LOC133837864 gene encoding mitogen-activated protein kinase p38a produces the protein MAAQQFYKLDINRTEWEVPEMYQQLQVVGSGAYGQVCKANVRGTNMHVAIKKLSRPFQSTVHAKRTYRELTLLKHMDHENVIGLLDIFHPPHAANATLEEFQHVYLVTHLMDADLNNIIKMQNLSDDHVQFLVYQILRGLKYIHSAGIIHRDLKPSNIAVNEDCELRILDFGLARPTENEMTGYVATRWYRAPEIMLNWMHYSQTVDIWSVGCIMAELITRRTLFPGTDHIHQLNLIMEMLGTPPDDFMKKISSENARNYILSLPPMKRTNFSDFFAGANPLAVDLLEKMLELDADKRITAEQALAHPYLQKYSDPSDERTSPLYDQSFEDMNLSVEKWKEYIYKEVVNFKPPPSYAEVLQSIK, from the coding sequence ATGGCAGCGcaacaattttacaaattgGACATCAATCGCACGGAATGGGAAGTGCCGGAAATGTACCAACAATTGCAGGTCGTCGGATCGGGAGCCTATGGCCAGGTGTGCAAGGCCAACGTCAGAGGAACGAACATGCATGTGGCCATCAAGAAGCTTTCCCGTCCCTTCCAGTCGACGGTGCATGCGAAGCGAACGTATCGCGAACTCACTCTGCTCAAGCACATGGATCATGAGAATGTTATTGGTCTGTTGGACATCTTTCATCCACCACATGCAGCGAATGCTACGCTGGAGGAGTTCCAGCATGTCTATCTTGTCACCCATCTCATGGACGCTGATCTCAATAACATTATCAAGATGCAGAACCTCTCCGATGATCATGTCCAGTTCCTGGTCTATCAGATTCTTCGGGGTCTAAAGTATATACACAGTGCTGGGATCATTCACCGTGATCTGAAGCCATCGAACATTGCGGTCAATGAAGATTGCGAGTTGCGCATTCTGGACTTCGGTTTGGCGCGGCCCACAGAGAATGAAATGACGGGTTATGTGGCCACTCGCTGGTATCGTGCCCCTGAGATCATGCTCAACTGGATGCACTACAGCCAGACGGTGGATATTTGGTCGGTGGGTTGCATTATGGCCGAGTTGATAACTAGGAGAACACTCTTCCCTGGTACCGATCACATACATCAGCTGAATTTGATCATGGAAATGCTGGGCACTCCGCCGGATGATTTCATGAAGAAGATCTCCTCGGAGAATGCTCGCAACTATATCCTCTCCCTGCCCCCCATGAAACGCACCAATTTCAGTGACTTCTTTGCCGGCGCGAATCCTTTGGCTGTGGATCTGCTGGAGAAGATGTTGGAACTGGATGCGGATAAACGTATTACGGCGGAACAGGCTTTGGCCCATCCGTATTTGCAGAAGTATTCCGATCCCAGCGATGAGCGCACTTCGCCGCTCTACGATCAGAGCTTCGAGGACATGAACTTGTCGGTGGAAAAGTGGAAGGAGTACATCTATAAGGAAGTCGTCAACTTTAAACCTCCTCCCTCTTATGCCGAAGTCTTGCAGAGCATTAAGTAA
- the LOC133838766 gene encoding unconventional myosin-Ib isoform X1 yields MASSLTLRLTSKAIPWACTSHTTRITDTMIGERNFHIFYQLLLGADLQLLKSLKLFRNVEKYELLRNTTAMEEDRANFHYTKRSLDVLGLSCDEINSIFRVIAVVLKLGNFIFVPVTNIDGTEGCQISNVYEVQETAQLLNLEAQILINCLTRANSTSSTQEDVGCEMDARQAASYRNTLCRTLYSRLFTWLVNKINETLKSTQREKNLALLDFYGFEVLEHNSFEQFAINYSAEKTHQNFVFNVLRAEQELYLREGLEWSRIDYFDNESICELIDKPSYGILSLINEPHLNSNEALLLRIQQCCAGHPNFMTSGSNSMCFQIRHFANVVNYSVHRFLEKNSDMLPKYISAAFYQSKLSLVQSLFPEGNPRRQASKKPTTLSSNIRTQLQTLLAIVKHRRAHYVFCIKPNECKQSHQFDLALVQHQVRYMSLMPLVHLCRTGHCYHLPHVKFFQRYKLLNSLTWPHFHGGSQVEGIALIIRNLPLPSAEFTLGTKNVFVRSPRTVYELEQFRRLRISELAVLIQKMFRMYHARKRYRRMRHSQMVISSAWRTWRECRFGIPFTGRRHLWSLYRVAREEYRTLKYKRQVKWAVDVIARYYHQWKIRQYLLTIPLRLPPNTLSPLSSEWPAAPTFLMDASRLLRAIYHRWKCYIYRNSFDQTARNRMREKVTASIIFKDRKACYARSVAHPFVGDYVRLRHNQQWKKVCAETNDQYVVFADIINKIARSSGKFVPILLVLSTSSLLLLDQRTLQIKYRVPASEIYRMSLSPYLDDIAVFHVKASEFGRKKGDFVFQTGHVIEIVTKMFLVIQNATGKPPEIHISTEFEANFGQQTVIFSFKYGGMSDLAQGPPKVTRKANRMEIIV; encoded by the exons CGCTCTTTGGATGTGCTTGGCCTGAGCTGTGATGAGATCAATTCGATTTTTCGCGTCATTGCCGTCGTGCTGAAGCTGGGCAACTTTATCTTTGTGCCCGTGACCAATATCGATGGCACCGAAGGCTGCCAGATATCCAATGTTTATG AGGTGCAGGAGACGGCGCAGCTGCTCAATTTGGAAGCtcaaattttaatcaattgcCTGACGCGAGCGAACAGCACGAGCAGCACACAGGAGGATGTGGGCTGTGAGATGGACGCCCGACAGGCGGCCAGCTATCGAAACACGCTCTGCCGCACGCTCTACAGTCGCCTGTTCACGTGGCTGGTGAACAAGATCAACGAGACGTTGAAGTCAACGCAGCGAGAGAAGAATCTGGCGTTGCTCGATTTCTATGGCTTCGAGGTGCTGGAGCACAACTCCTTTGAGCAGTTTGCCATCAACTACAGTGCCGAGAAGACACATCAA AACTTTGTGTTCAATGTGCTGCGCGCAGAGCAGGAGCTGTATTTGCGAGAGGGTTTGGAATGGTCGCGCATTGATTACTTTGACAACGAGTCCATTTGCGAGCTGATCGACAAACCCAGCTATGGCATACTCAGCCTCATCAACGAACCGCATCTCAACAGCAACgaggcgctgctgctgcgcatCCAACAATGCTGCGCAGGGCATCCGAATTTCATGACTAGCGGCAGCAATTCCATGTGCTTTCA AATCCGTCACTTTGCCAACGTTGTCAACTACTCGGTGCATCGCTTTCTCGAGAAGAACTCGGATATGCTGCCCAAGTATATTAGTGCAGCCTTCTATCAGAGCAAACTCTCGCTGGTGCAGAGTCTCTTCCCCGAGGGCAATCCTCGACGACAGGCCAGCAAGAAGCCCACAACACTCAGCTCCAACATACGCACGCAACTGCAAACGCTGCTCGCAATTGTGAAGCATCGTCGTGCCCATTATGTGTTCTGCATCAAGCCTAACGAGTGCAAGCAATCGCATCAATTCGATCTGGCTTTGGTTCAGCATCAAGTGCGCTACATGTCACTGATGCCGTTGGTGCATCTGTGTCGCACCGGGCACTGCTATCATCTGCCACATGTGAAGTTCTTTCAGCGCTACAAGCTGCTCAACAGCTTGACGTGGCCGCATTTCCATGGCGGCAGCCAAGTGGAGGGCATTGCCTTGATCATACGCAATCTGCCGCTGCCATCGGCCGAGTTCACGCTGGGCACCAAGAATGTGTTCGTGCGCAGTCCGCGCACCGTCTACGAGCTGGAACAATTCCGTCGGCTGCGCATCTCCGAGCTGGCCGTGCTCATCCAGAAGATGTTTCGCATGTACCATGCACGCAAACGCTATCGACGCATGCGTCACAGCCAGATGGTCATCTCGAGTGCGTGGCGCACGTGGCGC GAGTGCCGCTTTGGCATTCCCTTCACGGGCCGTCGGCACTTGTGGAGTTTATATCGTGTT GCACGCGAAGAGTATCGCACGCTGAAGTACAAGCGACAGGTGAAGTGGGCTGTTGATGTGATTGCACGCTACTATCATCAGTGGAAGATCAGGCAGTATTTGTTGACCATTCCTCTGCGTCTACCGCCCAACACGCTCAGTCCGCTCTCCTCGGAGTGGCCAGCGGCGCCCACATTTCTGATGGATGCCTCGCGGCTGCTCCGTGCTATTTATCATCGCTGGAAGTGCTACATTTATCGCAACTCCTTCGATCAGACGGCGCGCAATCGCATGCGAGAGAAGGTCACGGCCAGCATTATTTTCAAGGATCGCAAAGCGTGCTATGCGCGCAG CGTGGCGCATCCCTTTGTGGGCGACTATGTGCGACTGCGTCACAATCAGCAGTGGAAAAAGGTCTGCGCCGAGACTAATGATCAGTATGTGGTATTTGCGGACATTATCAACAAGATCGCACGCTCCAGTGGCAAG TTTGTGCCCATTCTGCTGGTGCTGTCCACAtcctcgctgctgctgttggatcAGCGCACGTTGCAAATCAAGTATCGAGTGCCTGCCTCGGAGATCTATCGCATGTCTCTGAGCCCCTATCTGGATGACATTGCCGTCTTCCACGTCAAAGCG TCGGAGTTTGGTCGCAAGAAGGGCGACTTTGTGTTCCAAACGGGACATGTCATTGAGATTGTCACCAAAATGTTTTTGGTCATTCAAAATGCCACCGGCAAACCTCCCGAAATACACATAAGCACAGA ATTCGAGGCAAACTTTGGCCAGCAGACGGTCATCTTCTCATTCAAATACGGCGGCATGTCGGATTTGGCACAAGGACCGCCAAAGGTCACGCGCAAGGCGAATCGCATGGAGATCATTGTATGA